A section of the Osmia lignaria lignaria isolate PbOS001 chromosome 3, iyOsmLign1, whole genome shotgun sequence genome encodes:
- the LOC117605492 gene encoding uncharacterized protein LOC117605492 isoform X3 → MKEAPSRSRGSKMSETEDIRAIVDGNDFHSIVEGESGRSSSVDYLDTYEDIPKETTKEFTKTKEQDIKKKEETFAENERKSIELEKKEATRPACSSIEPAANENNKSVGREVRTGSTDGRNENLPAGEWNSLPLLVESLRAALELSLGSRRDDETSALPEDSGIDSEEDFRIRGSMEQALGGNSKEPELKKDLKFLEDLLLSDIETALSRLRETLERIDVAALARHGAASDPTSKIQLLRLVSSLLSRLQVPEEVPEKVTVLPSTSLSRRRRGTRHTIGVSTEELARARKWLEEERNGYQRDDVLTIAREQKDLTSPCNVAVKSEEIRDKCIKDAINQRQLLEDKNKEIRDNCAYRGIQQLETGNDKVTGESDMYQASYRTNGNYKENENNSEDNEERSRVSKLAAALRQRAELATSGVGKYGNNKFIAKKSKIKRANTIDIPSYLKLQESLGHESTGCVSLRRPINVGDKVSFNSINAIVPTFQPKTENDRKFLALINKNNEAPSSTPVVPFKINGKTMDMSSLTNENWNSRFSNIKTSFDKSAMPEDKGNKMSLKTRANKMFPGASEMCSDSNSNYSVPKTDSTIGFRHAPSSPFRKIEKPSSVSPSKVPPAYHRPKNAPVPTNTLKEKARMMFDRESAQPSSRSTRAEVDSQEKHGFPRPPWLDHENRANGTVTENGKLDYRSFCKQFAPFVGKSSSTDSKKMEQREKIPGVVDGKISFKIPEKHVQVHRYSPKRRESKEKFEPIRGAMVKLEERGREEMERSKTKNFTDTTLRGSSSVAVQTGINDEHQDEGRSFRVVPRISKGTNLVYNNVSVQTSGDLERPKISVSDTETGKQWKPGHYEHSDSDQTYEDRQRFILDHNQNYHTLSSDSEINGPMMSGNVRQVAGEQILADPVPFQDYQKPTEDPETHDENIQNQDISPEVGIVTRYTCAIATVASSVDSPEPRSEEVAVDTSSSPSPSQWSCSRSRPPTNENTTPEDEIRRHNLLQQSLVRRLQNEVTSLNEPPARYQTSSYAQHLTVNQSKSFNHPAGQIHQRSFDQPANFDQPAGSQGANRYGKFLAPVPQKKPEPPATHSPAPMTVNRVIALREAYEQTPNSTQPKPLQKERSPIPNGATHIDSSDEYLVSCATKPSRSIVLSKSESWHQLALSNSQSRATRTNVQASVSTFSHAAHPKPPKPRSPSSQKLRSKQFEASSMADSVKKMEDKIRQYFDQPDPVEHRDTLRNRRSPRLANKGMVGLSRSRTMPGLSDEKLRLSIPATQQAPLLNVNTADVDKVFDDLFEEATRTDSQC, encoded by the exons ATGAAAGAG gcGCCCAGTCGTAGCAGAGGATCAAAAATGTCGGAGACGGAAG ATATCCGAGCGATAGTAGACGGAAATGATTTCCACAGCATCGTCGAGGGAGAGAGCGGAAGATCCAGCTCGGTGGACTATTTAGACACCTACGAGGACATCCCTAAGGAAACTACAAAGGAATTCACCAAGACTAAAGAGCAAGATAttaagaagaaagaggaaacgtTCGCAGAGAACGAGAGAAAATCGATCGAACTAGAGAAGAAAGAAGCCACGCGACCAG CGTGTTCGAGCATAGAACCGGCGGCGAACGAAAACAACAAATCCGTTGGACGGGAAGTGAGGACAGGTAGCACCGATGGACGTAACGAGAACCTGCCAGCCGGTGAGTGGAATTCATTGCCGCTACTGGTAGAGAGTCTTCGTGCGGCCCTCGAACTCTCCCTAGGGAGCCGTCGCGACGACGAGACGTCCGCGTTGCCCGAGGATTCCGGCATCGACTCTGAGGAGGACTTCCGTATACGTGGCTCGATGGAACAAGCGCTGGGTGGTAACAGCAAAGAGCCAGAGCTTAAGAAGGACTTGAAGTTCCTCGAGGATCTCTTATTGTCCGACATAGAGACCGCTTTGTCGCGTCTCAGAGAAACTTTAGAAAGAATCGACGTGGCTGCTTTAGCTAGACACGGTGCGGCTTCTGATCCTACCAGCAAGATACAACTGCTGCGTCTGGTGTCCAGTTTGTTATCCAGACTGCAAGTGCCCGAAGAAGTACCGGAGAAGGTTACGGTTTTACCATCTACCTCGTTGAGTCGCAGACGTCGAGGGACCAGGCACACGATAGGAGTCTCCACCGAGGAATTAGCTCGCGCGAGGAAGTGGTTGGAGGAAGAAAGGAACGGTTACCAACGAGACGATGTGTTGACAATCGCGAGGGAACAGAAAGACTTAACGTCCCCTTGTAACGTGGCTGTGAAATCAGAGGAGATCCGCGACAAGTGTATCAAAGACGCCATCAATCAGCGTCAATTGTTAGAGGACAAAAATAAGGAGATCAGAGATAATTGTGCGTATCGTGGGATCCAACAGCTGGAGACTGGGAACGATAAGGTTACAGGAGAGTCTGATATGTACCAAGCTTCGTACAGGACAAACGGTAATTATAAAGAGAACGAGAATAACAGCGAGGATAACGAGGAGAGGTCTCGAGTGAGCAAACTAGCCGCTGCGCTCAGGCAACGCGCCGAGTTGGCTACTTCCGGTGTTGGTAAGTACGGGAATAATAAATTCATTGCGAAGAAATCGAAGATCAAGCGTGCGAATACTATAGACATACCGAGTTATTTGAAGCTTCAAGAGAGTCTCGGTCACGAAAGCACCGGTTGCGTTTCCCTCCGGAGGCCCATCAACGTGGGCGACAAAGTCTCCTTCAATTCCATCAACGCTATCGTGCCTACTTTCCAACCGAAAACGGAGAACGACAGAAAATTTCTGGCTCTGATAAATAAGAACAACGAGGCTCCATCGAGCACGCCTGTGGTTCCTTTCAAAATCAATGGGAAAACAATGGATATGTCGTCGTTGACTAACGAGAACTGGAACAGCAGGTTCTCCAACATCAAAACGAGCTTCGATAAATCAGCTATGCCCGAAGACAAAGGAAACAAGATGTCTCTTAAGACTCGTGCGAATAAAATGTTTCCAGGTGCGTCTGAAATGTGTTCCGACTCAAATTCAAATTACAGCGTCCCTAAGACAGACTCTACGATCGGTTTTCGACACGCTCCATCGTCCCCTTTCCGGAAAATCGAGAAACCGTCTTCGGTGTCCCCGTCGAAGGTGCCCCCGGCTTATCACCGGCCAAAGAACGCTCCAGTTCCGACGAATACATTGAAAGAGAAAGCCAGAATGATGTTCGACCGAGAAAGCGCACAACCGTCTTCGAGATCTACCAGAGCGGAAGTGGATTCTCAGGAGAAGCATGGATTTCCTCGTCCACCATGGCTGGATCATGAAAACAGAGCAAACGGTACGGTCACGGAGAATGGAAAGTTAGATTATCGTTCTTTTTGCAAGCAGTTCGCTCCGTTTGTTGGCAAATCTTCGTCAACCGACTCAAAGAAGATGGAACAACGCGAGAAGATTCCTGGAGTGGTGGACGGTAAGATTTCCTTCAAAATCCCAGAGAAACACGTACAAGTTCATCGATATTCACCGAAGCGTAGGGAGTCGAAAGAGAAGTTCGAACCGATAAGAGGTGCCATGGTAAAACTTGAAGAGCGTGGACGCGAAGAGATGGAACGATCCAAGACGAAGAATTTCACGGATACCACATTGCGTGGCAGTTCTTCGGTAGCTGTGCAGACTGGAATAAACGACGAGCACCAGGACGAGGGACGTTCTTTCCGAGTGGTGCCAAGGATCTCCAAAGGTACGAACTTGGTCTATAACAACGTTTCCGTCCAGACTTCAGGAGACTTGGAAAGGCCTAAGATATCGGTCAGTGACACCGAGACTGGGAAGCAATGGAAACCTGGTCACTATGAACACTCTGACTCAGATCAGACCTACGAGGATCGTCAAAGATTCATTTTAGATCATAATCAAAATTACCACACTCTGTCCAGTGACTCTGAGATCAATGGCCCGATGATGTCTGGCAACGTGCGTCAGGTTGCAGGTGAACAGATCCTCGCGGACCCAGTGCCCTTCCAAGATTACCAGAAACCAACTGAAGATCCTGAGACCC ACGACGAAAACATTCAGAACCAGGATATCAGCCCTGAAGTGGGAATCGTGACGAGATACACCTGCGCTATAGCTACAGTCGCATCCTCTGTGGACAGTCCCGAGCCTCGTTCCGAGGAAGTGGCGGTAGATACATCCTCGTCACCGTCTCCTTCACAGTGGTCCTGCTCCAGATCCAGACCACCTACCAACGAGAACACCACGCCCGAAGACGAGATTCGTCGGCACAACTTGTTGCAGCAGAGTCTCGTTCGTCGACTGCAGAACGAAGTGACATCCTTGAACGAGCCACCAGCTCGTTATCAGACCTCGAGTTACGCTCAGCATTTGACAGTGAATCAATCTAAGAGCTTTAATCATCCTGCAGGTCAGATTCATCAACGAAGCTTCGACCAACCAGCGAACTTTGATCAACCTGCTGGCTCTCAAGGAGCAAACAGATACGGTAAATTCCTAGCGCCTGTTCCTCAGAAGAAGCCAGAACCTCCTGCAACGCATTCACCGGCTCCAATGACCGTGAACAGAGTGATTGCTCTCAGGGAAGCCTACGAGCAGACACCCAACAGCACCCAACCGAAACCTCTTCAGAAAGAACGCTCTCCGATACCAAACGGTGCGACTCACATCGACTCCAGCGACGAGTATCTAGTCTCTTGTGCTACTAAACCATCAAGATCCATCGTCCTCTCGAAATCAGAGTCCTGGCACCAGTTAGCCTTATCTAACAGTCAGTCTCGCGCGACTAGGACGAACGTTCAAGCGTCGGTCTCTACGTTCTCTCACGCTGCTCATCCTAAACCACCGAAACCGAGGTCGCCATCCTCTCAGAAATTGAGATCCAAGCAATTCGAAGCTTCCTCCATGGCGGACAGCGTGAAGAAGATGGAGGATAAAATCAGGCAGTACTTCGATCAGCCAGACCCTGTGGAACATAGAGATACTTTGAGAAACAGACGTTCACCGAGATTAGCGAACAAAGGAATGGTTGGACTGTCCCGCAGTCGCACCATGCCTGGATTGTCCGATGAAAAGCTACGTCTATCGATCCCGGCTACTCAACAGGCTCCTCTGTTGAACGTTAACACCGCGGACGTTGATAAAGTGTTCGACGACCTGTTCGAGGAAGCCACGAGGACCGACAGCCAGTGCTGA